ACTCCTTAATCTGATGCGAATTCATGCGGCGCTCAATGCGCCGGAACACGGTGTTGCGCTTATAATAGCTGAAGTCGTGCCCGGTTTGGGTCCGGATGAGCAGAAAGATTTTCTGCAGCGCATGAGCCGGGCGCGAAACCGACTCGGGCCGTTCCCGGCGGGGCCGCTCCATGATGGGCTTGTGCAGGTATTCCAGGAGCTTATTCGGCAGCTGATCGGCCGGGAGAATATAGTCCACAAACTCGGTGGCAATGGCGGAGCGGGGCATAGAATCGTACTCGGCCGTTTCCGGGGTTTGCACCATCACCATTCCAAAGTTTTCCATCACCATCTTCAGCCCTAGCGTGCCATCGGCACCCATGCCGGAGAAAATGATGCACACGGCCCGCTCCCGGGCATCTTTGGCCAGGCTTTGGTAAAACAAATCAATAGGCAGGCGCTTGCCGCGGGGCTGCGTGGGCGGAAACAGCAGCAGCGTACCGTGCAGAATGCTCATGTCGCGGTCCGGCGGAATCACATACACGTGGTTGGGCAGCACCTTCATGCCATCGGCCGCTTCCAGCACGGGCATGTCGGTAAAGCGCTGCATTACTTGGGCCAGCTCGCCGTTTGGATTAGGGGCCAGGTGCATCACCACGACAAAGGCAATACCGCTGTGGGGGGGCATGTGCCGAAAAAACTGCTCAAAGGCCCCCAAAGAGCCCGCCGAGCCGCCCATACCTACAATCGGAAACGTCTCCCGGCTATCTTCCTGGGCCTGCACCCGGCGTAGCTGCGCCTGCGACACCTGGGTATCAATGGGTGGTGGCGAGGCTGAAACCGGCTCAGCAGGAAGTCTCTCTTCCGGAGAGGCAGGGTTGGTAGTAGGCATAGCAGCAGGCAGAGGGCTACCCGGTAAAAAGGAGTAGCGCCTCTATTCAAAAGTACACATAAACCCCGTTTTAGTCCGACTAAGATGGATTTAGTGCTTTGGGGCAGCCCGCGCAAAAGTTAAACCGAATCAGAAGTGCCGCGTAGGGTTAAAAGATGGGGCCTGAAGCTGTTGGTCCTCCTTTTGACACGCTTTTGCTGACTACCCCGTGGAAGACCCAGCTTATATTATTGTCATTGGTGCTTCAGCGGGTGGTATGCCGGCGCTTACGCGCGTAGTCAGCAACCTGCCCGGCACGCTACCAGCCGCCGTGTTGGTGGTGCAGCACTTTGACCCCGATTCTTCCGGCCAGCACCTCGTAGAGCGACTATCTAAACACACCCAGTTGCGCTGTGTGCTGCCCACGCACGGCCAGGCGCTGGAAGCCGGCACGCTGTACCTGGCCCCACCCGACCGGCACCTGCTGGTGCGGGACGGGAAGCTGCTGGTCACCAAAGGCCCCCGGGAAAACAATTACCGGCCCGCCGCCGATGCCCTCTTCCGCTCGGCCGCAGCCCATTACGGGGCGGCCACTATTGGCGTTATCCTTACCGGCATGCTGCACGATGGCACCGCCGGCCTGGAACAGATTAAGCGCGCCGGCGGGCAGGCCGTGGTGCAGGACCCTCAGGAGGCCGAGTTTTCCAGTATGCCGGAAAGTGCCCTCAGCAACGTAGCCATTGATTACGTGGTGCCCCTCTCCGAAATGGGGCATTTACTGACGCGCCTGGTACAGATGCCCGGTACCGGGACCACCGTTATTCCTCAGGACATTAAAATGGAGGCCGCTATTGCGGAGCGTATTGTGGGAGATACGGAAGCAATTGCCCTTTTAGGCACCCCTGTGCCCCTTACCTGCCCGGACTGCGGCGGCTCGTTATGGAAGGTGAACCAAAGCAAGGTACTGCGCTTCCGGTGCCATACGGGCCACGCCTATGCTGCGGAAGCCCTGCTGGAAAGCAGCCAGCAAGGCCTGGAAGAAACCCTATGGGTGGCCATGCGCATGATGGAGGAGCGCAAAAACCTACTCATCAGCATGGCGGGCCGGGGCCAGGGCAACCTGAGCCTGCGCCAGGAAGAACGTATTCAGGAAATGAAGCTGCATATCAACCGGCTGCGGGAGTTCCTGCTCTCCGGCCAGGAGCTTAACCCCGCCACTGAGCAGGCCAGCTGATGGCCCCGCAGTGCCCACAGCGCAAGGGCCACCGGTTTATCCTTACAAGCTACCCAACATCAAAAGGCCGACCGGCTCTGCAGACCGGCCTTTTGATGTTGACAAATGCCCGTGGGTTCCGGCTGCGTTACTTGGCTTAAAGGCTCAGTTAGGCTGAACCCGGTATTCCGGACAACAGCCGCTGCGGGCGGTAACTCCCAAGTTGGCTTTGGGGTATATAAGCCTACCCGGCCCTACTGCTGGCGGCAGCAACCAGCCTTGGCAAAGGCCGCACCCTTTCTGATTTTTTCTTTCCTCTACCTGATGGAAGAGCTAAATGAGCTTTTAGGCTTACACGTGCATTCGGATGATATCACGGCGCTGCAAATGTCGATGCGGGCGGTGGTTATCTTTTTTGTAGCCCTGGCCCTGCTCCGGCTGGCGGGCACGCGCGCTTTCAGCAGCGGTAGCGCTTTTGATATGGTCCTGAAGATAATCCTGGGGGCCGTGCTCAGCCGGGCCATTGTAGCGGCCTCGCCCTTCTGGCCCACCATTGCAGCGGCCACCGCATTTGTGGTGCTGCACCGGCTGCTGGCCATTGCCGCCTACTACTCCGACTTTGTTGGCCTGCTCATCAAAGGCAAAGCGCAGGTACTGGTGGAAGACGGGGAGCTACATCAGCAAAACCTGCGGCGCACCAATATTTCCCGCAACGACCTGGCCGAAGGTCTGCGCGACAGTGGTGGCGTGGAGGTAGTGGCACAGGCCAAAAAGGTGGTGCTGGAGCGCAACGGCCGCATCAGCGTAATTAAGCGCAAGCACAGCCCGGACAAGACCGGCTCGGCGCCGGAGTCATAGCCCGTACATTCAGAAAGAATTTTGAGGTCAGGGAAATTACTTTCGGCCTTTGCGCAACAGGTACACCATGGCTCCCTTCTCCTGGGCAGCCATTTCCACTACTTCCCAGCCATCAGCGGCAGCCTCATTCAGCGCTTTGCTCAGCAAGCCAGTAACGTTATCCATGTGCTCTGACATGATGCGCATGACATTGTCTTGCTTTTCCTGGCTGGTAGTCTCTTTCTGCTTTATCCCATCAATGTAAACACTCCCATCGGCGCGGGTTTCCTGCACTTTACCCACGTACTCACTTTCCCCAAAAAACATTTTCATGTACTCATCCGGCTGAGCCAAACTCACTTCCTTCTGCCCTTTAAATTCTGGGCTAAACCGGATAACAGGCCCCATAGGGTTTTGCGCGCCCGAATAAAAGATTTGCATGTACTGCGTACCGGCTTTCTGCGCCAGAGCGGGGCGGCCAGAGAAAGCGCCTACCAATAACATAACAGCCAGTAGAATACGGGAGCCGGACAATTTCATCAGATAAATGGATAGGTTAGAATAAGCAAACCTATCCATTTATCTGACAGTCTCCTTAATCCCGCTTCATCTTCAGCATTTGCTTCAGCGCCGCTAGCTCGTCGCGGTATTTGGCGGCCTGCAGGAAGTCCAGCTCTTTGGCGGCGGCTTCCATCTGCTTTTCGGTTTGCTTGATGAGCTTTTCCAAGTCCACTTTCGTCATCATAGCCACCACGGGCTCGGCAGCCAGGGACATGGCCGTTTCCTCGCTGGGCCCTACATAGGCTTTGGGCTCGATAACGCGGTAGTCCGACAACGACGTTTGGCCCATAATAGCCTCCCTGGACTTTTTCACGGTTTGCGGGGTAATGCCGTGCTTCTCGTTGTAGGCCATTTGGGTGGCGCGGCGGCGGTTGGTTTCATCCATGGCCCGCTGCATAGAGCCCGTAATCCGGTCGGCGTACATAATTACCTTGCCCCGGTCGTTACGGGCGGCGCGGCCCATAGTCTGGATGAGGCTGCGCTGGTCGCGCAGGAAGCCTTCCTTATCAGCATCCAGAATGGCTACCAAACTTACTTCGGGCAGGTCAAGGCCTTCGCGCAGCAGGTTTACCCCGATGAGTACATCAATTTCTCCCAGGCGAAGCTGGCGCAGGATTTCTACCCGGTCCAGGCTCTTCACATCGGAGTGCACGTAGCTGGACTTGATGCCCAGGCGCTCCATGTATTTTTGCAGCTCCTCGGCCATGCGCTTGGTGAGCGTGGTTACCAGCACCCGGTCGCCCATTTTCACACGGTTGTCTACCTCATCCAGCAGGTCATCAATCTGATTAACGGATGGGCGCACGTCAATAACGGGGTCCAGCAGGCCGGTGGGCCGGATAATCTGCTCTACTACTACGCCATTGGCCTGGGTCAGCTCATAGTCGGCAGGGGTGGCCGAAACGTACACCGCCTGCCGGAACATGCTCTCAAACTCATTGAAAGTGAGCGGACGGTTATCAAAGGCAGAAGGCAGCCGGAAGCCATACTCAATCAGGGCTGCTTTCCGGCTCCGGTCGCCGCCCCACATGGCCCGGATCTGGGGCATGGTGACGTGGCTTTCGTCTACCACCAGCAGGAAATCTTTGGGGAAGTAATCCAGCAGGCAGAAGGGCCGTGAGCCGGGCTCCCGGCCATCAAAATAGCGCGAGTAGTTCTCAATGCCGGAGCAGTAACCCAGCTCCCGAATCATTTCCAGGTCGAACTCGGTGCGCTCCATAATGCGCTTGGCTTCAGAATCACGCCCCTCCTTCTCGAAGTAAGCGTGCTGCTGCATCATGTCAAACTGAATTTCCTTGATGGCCTGATTCAGCGTGTCTTTGCCGGTTACGAACAGGTTGGCCGGGTACAGCGTCACGTCTTTCTCATCGGAAAGCTTCTTGCCGCTCTGCGGATCTATCTTCTGAATGCTTTCGATTTCATCCCCGTAGAAATAAATGCGGTAGGCATAGTCGGCGTAGGCCGGGAATACGTCCACCGTGTCGCCCTTCACGCGGAAGGAGCCGCGCGTGAATTCGGCCTCGGTACGGGAGTACAGAATCTGCACAAACTGGTAGAGCAGGTTATTGCGCGAGTAGCGCAGGCCAGGTGCCAGGTAGATGACGTTTTTAGCGAATTCCTCGGGGTTGCCGATGCCATAGATGCAGGAAACGGAGGCAATAACGATGATGTCGCGCCGCCCGCTCAGCAGAGAAGACGTGCAGTGCAGCCGCAGCTTTTCAATTTCCTGGTTAATGGCCAGGTCTTTCTCGATGAAGACATCGGTGCTGGCAATGTAGGCCTCGGGCTGGTAGTAGTCGTAGTAGCTGATGTAGTACTCGACGGCATTGTTGGGAAAAAACGTTTTAAACTCGCCGTAGAGCTGGGCGGCCAGGGTTTTGTTGTGGCAGAGCACCAGGGCCGGCTTGCCGGTTTCGGCAATAACGTTGGCCATGGTAAACGTTTTGCCGGTGCCCGTGGCCCCCAGCAACACCTGTACATGCTCGCCACTATTAATGCCCTGCACCAGTTGGGCAATGGCCTGGGGCTGGTCGCCGGTGGGTTCAAACTCCGAGGTAAGCTGGTACTTCATGCAGAAAGAGAGAGGAATGCAAAAGGATAGCCTGGAATAACCCGGCAACTGCGTTTTGGGTTTCTACGAACATAAAAATTCCCCGGCTATTTGACCTGCCGGGGAATAGTTAAAAGCAAAATTCGATTGGAATGTCCTTTCAGTAGAATAACTGCCGGCGCAAACGGCTTGACGCAACTGCTGGTACTAGTGGGCGGCAACCACCGGTTTCAAGCCAAACTCTACGCTGGCCTCCAGCCCCACAGAGTAAGGCCGGTTCTGATGCCAGTAAGATTGGGTAGGCTCATTGTTCAGGGTGTTCAGGCCGGTTTCGGCGGCCGGCCCCAGGGCTACCAGCCAGGTAGCACCCACCGGGCGGTACTGCATTCCAGCGCCACCCCGCAACGAGGCCAGCACATGCCGATAAGGCGAGTCCGGGGAGCTCAGCTTATATGCTTTCTCACCAATCAGGTTGGTGTTTTCAGGGGTCAGCCGGCTATTAAACAGCAGGTTTACCGCCGCCCCCATGCGGGCATATAACGACCAGCCCATTTTATCGGCCGCGCTATATTGCAGCGACACCGGCAGGCCTGCCGTGCGGTAGCGGTAATGCGTTGTCTGCGGTTCTGCCAGCGCCGTCAGGTCCGTAGCCATCTGGGTCCGGATGCGGGTCTTCTGCTGCAAGTCACCGGTAAAAGTGGCGGGCATATTAGGTGCAAGGGCTGCATAGGAGGTCTGGGAAGAAGCGCGGTATTCGGCGGCCTCTACCCCGGCCGTGGCACTCCAGCGGCCAGCCAGCCGCTTGCGGGCCATTAAAGCAACCCGCTGCCCCAGGCCAGCCTGTAAGTTATGGCGATACTCGGTGGCAGCCTCTTCATACGTCTGGGCATTTACGCGGGCCGTAGCCGAAGTTTTCTGAAAAGTAGGCGTGCTGAGCGGACCCCGGGAGAAATTAACGTTAGGGTTGAAGGAAGACAGGTTGTGGCCACCACCAAAGCTCCAGCCACCTTTTTGCGCTATTTTCTTTTCGTCCTTCGCGGCCAGCTCATCGGCCCAGGCCAAGGCAGTAGGCGTGTAGGTTTGCTCCAGGGAAGCAGGCAGCGCCGCCAAAGCATTATCCAGCGCCGCCGGGCGGGGGGCCAATGCATTTACCTGCTCCGTAGCGGTTGCTTGCATAGCCGTAGTGGTGGCCGGGGTGGTGGCTGCGGAATTGGCCGCTGCTGGTGCAGTTACTGACGCCACCGTTGGCGCAGACGTATTCGGGTTAAGAGTAGCCAGCGCAGCACCAGTAGCCGGTACCGCATTAGTGGCTGCAGCAGAATTTTGCTGTCCGGTCACTTCAGCCTG
The Hymenobacter sp. DG25B genome window above contains:
- a CDS encoding chemotaxis protein CheB; translation: MEDPAYIIVIGASAGGMPALTRVVSNLPGTLPAAVLVVQHFDPDSSGQHLVERLSKHTQLRCVLPTHGQALEAGTLYLAPPDRHLLVRDGKLLVTKGPRENNYRPAADALFRSAAAHYGAATIGVILTGMLHDGTAGLEQIKRAGGQAVVQDPQEAEFSSMPESALSNVAIDYVVPLSEMGHLLTRLVQMPGTGTTVIPQDIKMEAAIAERIVGDTEAIALLGTPVPLTCPDCGGSLWKVNQSKVLRFRCHTGHAYAAEALLESSQQGLEETLWVAMRMMEERKNLLISMAGRGQGNLSLRQEERIQEMKLHINRLREFLLSGQELNPATEQAS
- a CDS encoding DUF421 domain-containing protein, producing MEELNELLGLHVHSDDITALQMSMRAVVIFFVALALLRLAGTRAFSSGSAFDMVLKIILGAVLSRAIVAASPFWPTIAAATAFVVLHRLLAIAAYYSDFVGLLIKGKAQVLVEDGELHQQNLRRTNISRNDLAEGLRDSGGVEVVAQAKKVVLERNGRISVIKRKHSPDKTGSAPES
- the uvrB gene encoding excinuclease ABC subunit UvrB produces the protein MKYQLTSEFEPTGDQPQAIAQLVQGINSGEHVQVLLGATGTGKTFTMANVIAETGKPALVLCHNKTLAAQLYGEFKTFFPNNAVEYYISYYDYYQPEAYIASTDVFIEKDLAINQEIEKLRLHCTSSLLSGRRDIIVIASVSCIYGIGNPEEFAKNVIYLAPGLRYSRNNLLYQFVQILYSRTEAEFTRGSFRVKGDTVDVFPAYADYAYRIYFYGDEIESIQKIDPQSGKKLSDEKDVTLYPANLFVTGKDTLNQAIKEIQFDMMQQHAYFEKEGRDSEAKRIMERTEFDLEMIRELGYCSGIENYSRYFDGREPGSRPFCLLDYFPKDFLLVVDESHVTMPQIRAMWGGDRSRKAALIEYGFRLPSAFDNRPLTFNEFESMFRQAVYVSATPADYELTQANGVVVEQIIRPTGLLDPVIDVRPSVNQIDDLLDEVDNRVKMGDRVLVTTLTKRMAEELQKYMERLGIKSSYVHSDVKSLDRVEILRQLRLGEIDVLIGVNLLREGLDLPEVSLVAILDADKEGFLRDQRSLIQTMGRAARNDRGKVIMYADRITGSMQRAMDETNRRRATQMAYNEKHGITPQTVKKSREAIMGQTSLSDYRVIEPKAYVGPSEETAMSLAAEPVVAMMTKVDLEKLIKQTEKQMEAAAKELDFLQAAKYRDELAALKQMLKMKRD